The following is a genomic window from Liolophura sinensis isolate JHLJ2023 chromosome 10, CUHK_Ljap_v2, whole genome shotgun sequence.
aatgaacagttatctttttattttaacactgGTTTCTCTTTGATCATTGTACTTTCATTTCCATAACCACTAAtccattaaaggagaagaaaactttaaaaaatgacactacagACAGAAAAGAGCCCATTTTTTTATATCtagtggtgcctgctgcataaatttgtgatttttcctcaccatacacgtaaagcctgaaaacggcaaagctgggggtgtgttgtctctcagccaatgagagttgttaaaagtgccagcttgttcgtgtaaactcggaacctatgtccaacattccggtttcacgatcgtcaagcggaaaacgaactgtacttttcgctaccttctgggaagaagaatTATActggaaatgtatgaactgcacttcggcgattTCCgtcggcaattctcctcctaacacagaagacttcagaacgagttcttaagcaaaatggagtcgcccacagctgacgtttggcgctgactttacttataatttatcaacttgaggtacatatgagaatttttttatgacatgtacctgcaaggaaatgcatactgttttcaatggtatttgactgatatttaaattttcttctcgtTTAACGTAAGATGGCTATTTCACAAATTTCAAGCTCCATATACCCCACTCACCTTGCTACACCGAACAGGTCGCGCCCCCCACACAACCTGTTACCCGTGGGGCCCTGGGAGTTTTTACAGTAGATGTAGTTATCCATCTGGAAGTACTCGGGAAACAGTATCCTCTCATAACGCTTGACGGGCATGCCATTGTCCAGCCAGACCATACGCTGGATGTGAAGACACAGGCACTTGGGCAGCTAGAACACACAACGcacataaacaaatacatgtgacaGCAAagttgagttcaagtccagctcatgctggcttcctcttcagttgttcatgggaaggtctggcagaaacctgtggatagtcaGGGGCTTTTCCTGaactatgcccggtttcctgccaccataatgttggccgttgtcttataagtgaaatattcttgagtagtgGCAATATAATACAGCATTTCCAGCTAGCAAGTTTCAAACAATAAGCAAAAGATGCAACTAGCTCACAAtctttcccatatgtgacacaGATTTTTCCCCCACAAAGCTAGCTCCATGTGGATATCATATTAATGGAAAGCCAGAGATCatcaacaaacttcatgtaagccgACATGAATGCCTTTCAGGCGTTATCAACCTTGTACAACCATCAAGGTGCCCAGAACCATAGAAGCAATGTGATATTGTTAAGTTCATGTCCTGGCTTGAAACTAAATCAACACCTTGTGTGTGTGATATAAGCATCTAAACTACTTGGCAACGTCCTGTCCCAACAGCAGGGTACGGAGGCATGGACAGCTGTTGTCATCAGGTTTTTTGCTTTCTGAGGTCTTGCCTCTCCTTATATAATTCACAGTAAGAGCAGCCTGTAACAGACGCTTGACAAAACACTTACCTTTCCTATGGTGAGTTTCTTCCTGAATGTAGATTTGGGAAGGTCACGTTTGACAGCTTGTCTAACCATGCCCCCAGACTCACCACACCCCTCACACTCCACCTGGCTGACAGTCTCTGAGCCAATGAAATGCTGTAACAGTCTGTCCAGTGTCAAAGAGCCCTGGAGGGAGGAGTTATAGTTAGTATTAAAGAAGTATACACTTCTTGTATAGTCTTTTGCCATttaatttttcaacaaaaattttaCCTGAAAAATCATGGAAAACATATTCCGAAGTCTTAAAATTGAAAGTTTCGTAAAGTCTTTGTACAAAGAGAGCACAAGGAATAATATGCCCTTGTTATTTCTAAAGTCATAGTTTTATGACATGCATGATAAATCTATAGATTaacttttaaaatcttaaattcTTAAGAGGCCATGGGATATAGCACGATCAAGAAACCAGAAACAGATggccaaaatgcaaaacagGGTCCTTGTGATGTTTGAAGTAGAGAGTTAGTTGGTATTGAGAGGTACTTGCTGTAAAACCAGTCGTTACAGAGGGGGTGTTTGTGCCTGCACTGGGTACACTGGCCGATCACAGCCTAACGATTCAAACTTGTGTTCAAACTTACACCTATCATTTGAGCTATCCTATTTGTCCACACTGCGGTGCCAACTTGAGGTGTTGGGGGAAAAAAGGAGGTGGGCCCTCACCACGTGATCCCATGAATGCGAACAAATACATATTCCTGCGTAAGTGAGtaaaacaatttacattttCGCAAGAAGAAAAAGTCCACACCCAAGCTATGTTTGAAACATAACTCCCGCAGAGGCAATTAACCTCGTAACATACactgaacaaatacatgtagttcacattgGAAGCAATTTCACATCAGTAATTTATACTTACCCAAGAGTTAGTTGGTATGGAGAGGGACAAACTGTCACAGAGGTCATAGCGAACAGGGTATTTGTGCCCGCACTGAGTACACTGAAGCTGGCTAGCCAGGAGACCTCTGAAGGGCAGGTCGCTGTGGCGGGAGGGTAAGACGGGCAGAGGGCTTCGGCTTCTCGTACAGGCCTCCTTCTGGGACTGGAACTTCAGACTCGGGTCctgtaacaaaaaacacaaaacacacaaaaacagcaTTAGTCACAGTTACTATCACAATCTTATCAACAGTATTCCCCTCAGTATTGAGGACCCTGGCAAGCTATACAGGACAGCTTTTCCACGAGTGACAAGTCATACTGATGAACAAGCTATACAGGCCAACTTTTCCACGAGTGACAAGTCATACTGATGAACAAGCTATACAGGCCAACTTTTCCACGAGTGACAAGTCATACTGATGAACAAGCTATACAGGCCAACTTTTCCACGAGTGACAAGTCATACTGATGAACAAGCTATACAGGCCAACTTTTCCACGAGTGACAAGTCATACTGATGAACAAGCTATACAGGCCAACTTTTCCACGAGTGACAAGTCATACTGATGAACAAGCTATACAGGCCAACTTTTCCACGAGTGACAAGTCATACTGATGAACAAGCTATACAGGACAACTTTTCCACGAGTGACAAGTCATACTGATGAACAAGCTATACAGGACAACTTTTCCACGAGTGACAAGTCATACTGATGAACAAGCTATACAGGACAACTTTTCCACGAGTGACAAGTCATACTGATGAACAAGCTATACAGGACAACTTTTCCACGAGTGACAAGTCATAGTGATGAACAAGCTATACAGGACAACTTTTCCACGAGTGACAAGTCATACTGATGAACAAGCTATACAGGACAACTACAGGACAAGTCATACTGATGAAAAGCAAGTAGGAACTGCATGTAAGGCTATGATACAAGAACTGTTGATCGTTTATGTCACCAACATCCCCAGAACAATGAAATCAGAGAAACCATGAAAATTCCCTCTTCAAACattgggattgaactcacaccatGTTTGGCCTACACGATGAGAGTGAAAAGCAAGCACCTTGACCACTCAGTCAGAACCACTCTCTCAGGTCATCTCTGAACCTACAACTCTGATACAGTCAGGGAACATAGATGTCCATTGCACTATGCTGCCTCACTGCCATGCCAAGCAAAAGACTCcaaacatgacattttcatccagtcaatattataataacatcaatACTTATCCCCTTACATACAGGGTGACAAgtcaaaaagtacaaaaattgaCAGAATAAAAATGATTCGAACAAACAGAATGAGGAATGACGCTGGATTTTACAACAAGGTGAACACTGGACCATCAGAGTGCAGCAATAAATTTGAACTAGCCATTAGTCAGATACAGAATATTTATCTAGCTCAATAAAACCCTGCAGTCAATTTGGGACAGTAGCATTTAACATACTAATACTTTAAGCTAAAAGACAAATTATATAACCTAAGTTATTTAGGAAAAGGGGTGGAAAAAGATCTAACAGTTACAGGCATgttttttctgatgtgcttggtGGGTTAATAACCGGATATTCTTACAAGGCATGTTAAAGCATTAGAAATTACGATGTCACATCACCCCTACCACACACACTTGTGGTCAGAAAGGCAAACCAGGGCTCCTGTGACAGTAACAAACATGTCCTCAGGTTATAGAAGTAACTCCTGCCTGCTGacaactgataacatggcagaCCTTTCGATTCTCTCTATAAGTATGATTTTACTTACTTTGAACCGCGATATTTCAGTTATGcgacatcacaaaaataaaaagttatgcttCTAACACCTTTAATCGAAGCATATATTCATTTGGTCTGGTGTTTCTCTTTTAAAAATCACTCAAGCCATGCAGCAACTTCGTCAGTAAACTTTTTCTTCAGGACATATGTAAGTGTATGTACCGAAATAAGTGGAACAGTACATGTTGCTGTAATTACCTGCAGAGTCTGAAGAtcaaaaagggagacaactgatgGGTATTTGCTGGCCTCTTCATCCAGTGTCTGAGTCAGTACATAAAAGAGCTCATGAGCATCCTGTAATGGGAAAATTGTTACGCATGACTGACGGTGGAAGGTTCCATAAGGGCTCTATTGTCATGCATGACTGACGGTGGAAGGTTCCATAAGGGCTCTACCATATGCCTGTATCCAGAGCTGTAATTTTTAAACAGGAAATACATAGCTCCTGCAAGTTTGGAGATGCCCAGTCTCTTTATTCTCTCAATGTGGCAAGCAGAATCATCTGacaattacagtacatgtacaaacaatacACAAAGAAATGTATCCAtccatttatttcactggtgtttcacactgtactctAGAAAACTTCTACAAAGCGgtaggcattatggtgggaggaaacgagaCAGAGCCCAGGGACACATGTACCTTGACTGTTGTCTCCCGCAAAAGACGCAGGACACACCCAGTTCAGCTTATAACCACCTCTCCAATTATTTGTTTCATAATTTACAATATAGACAGAACAGGTCATATAAAGGTTCTCAGATTCATCCACCATTGGTTCCACCATGTTGGCTAAACCAATATCATTCAGAGAGTGCGAATAGGAGAGTGGGCAAAGTTAAAGCCACAGAGAGTGGAGAGCTAACAAGAATAAACCCTAACACCAGTATGGAAGGTAAGCTCTTGACTTCACCTTTTACACAAAGGCTTCTGtctgaattttttatttattacagtaGCTCAGAGTTTAGTATTGTATTGAGTTATCAGATATACTAAGAAAGGAGTCCTTATACTCAATCACCTCCAATCCCCcttcaagaaaacaaaacagacctAGTAGCCActttttactgatttattgtTACCTAACGGTAGAGAAAACATCAAacttacataaagttcagatgaaagagtgtgaaaacaTTGTGGCAAATACAgtcttgtatatttttatttccgcttttttcttaaatattaagTTGTGGGGTCCCAAATACCAgctatgcaaaaatattttaaagtacCCTTTTGTCTTGAATGAAAAATCGAATTTAGTAATAAAATCCCCATTTGCAAATGACTTTTCATgctcatttatttgatattcattatttttatgaCCTGATTGGGAATGTTTCAACAACACGATTAGACTTCATGTAAGATTACATCAATACCTGCTCATCTGTGGATATCACCCATCGTTTCTGTCTGAGAGCTTGTAGCACCTCTCCTGGGCTCAAACTTCCCTCGCTGGCTTCACCCTCATTGTTCAGACCTGTACAGGCaaggatcatacatgtatacagactgCAAGTCAAATAAAAGAGCTGAAAGGTATTATCTGTGTACCTGCATTTGAATTTTATTAGACAAGTGATTTGGGCTCGCTTGACACTACAGGGAGTTCCAAGTGGCCTAAAGCCGTTCATTCAAAGATTCAAACCCTATACAATACACAGGCTGCTAaaagagttgcctcccttgggTGCAAGGACCCGGGGAAAGTGAGCTTTACTCTGGTGTGATACATGCACTCACAAATGAcacgctacatgtacatgtacattaaaatgaGAGAAGTGTTTTACTAGAGAGTCACAAGTAATGACACATTATCACATGTCCCTATTAGGAACtgatcttaaaaaaataaattttatcaaccaaaacaaacaaaaaaggcagTCATCAACTAACAACAGACTTCTCAAATTGACCCTTTTACAGAGGGCTGTTAACTGCTTATAATTGTCACAGAAACAGTTTAAGGGTCGGAATTCAAAAAATTCCCTGACCAAAGGAACCCAAAATCTCGGCGACCGAAAGACAAGACACTAAACCGCTCCAGCACAACTCGTTCCCCAATACCTTTTAGCATTCTGTGGACAGCCGAAGCTAGAAATGGCTCATGTCTgttggattttggagacaacaGGTTAGACAGCCATGACCCAACCTCTCTACACGGCGCCAGGGCCTGTAACACAGCATTCAGGAAACAGGTGTTCCCTAGGTTCTCTATACCAGGACACAGGTCTGCAAAATAAACAATAGACGGACTGCTAAAGGACACAGGTATGTATAAGAAACAATAGATGGACTGCTAAAGGACACAGGtctgtaaaataaacaatagaCAGACAGCTAAAGGACACAGGTctataaaataaacaatagaCGGACTGCCAAAGCACACGTCTGTAAAAGAAACAATAGACAGACTGCTAAAGGACACAGGtctgtaaaataaacaatagaCGGACAGCTAAAGGACACAGGtctgtaaaataaacaatatacgGACAGCTAAAGGACACGTCTGTAAAAGAAACAATAGACTGACTGCTAAAGGACACAGGtctgtaaaataaacaatagaCGGACTGCTGAAGGACTCAGGtctgtaaaataaacaatagaCGGACAGTTAATGGAAAGAGGtctgtaaaataaacaatagaCGGACAGCTAATGGACACAGGtctgtaaaataaacaatagaTGGACTGTTAAAGTACCAATGAGGGATCAACAGCAAAATGTTTGCATTTGAATGTACAGGTTTCTCTGCcaaaattcatttgatttgattggtgttttacgctgtacccaagaatatttcacttatacaacggcagccagcactatggtgggcggaaaccgggaaaagcccggggaaaactcacaaccatccacaggttgctggaggacctctCTGCCAAAAAGctgcattatttattattacttCACACACATGCTTCTATATGCAGGCTTTTCTGTAGCCTTGTTAGCTGCCTGAGTTTTTAGTCTACTATATTTTTGGGGAACTTTCAACACAAGGAATCCTGACTGcctgtaaaaactacaatacTGGTTATTAGCGAGCTTTAGTAGTTTTACCAGCCttattactttatttacaaACTGCATGATGGTTCATGAAAAGCACAAACATTTGGctacaccaaaaaaaaagaaacaaaaacataacaccTTAGTCACTGCTCAAACAACTTCAAACTGTAATCATACATGGAACTGGCTATACATATATTACCAGAGTTGATACCAAACTCAGAGTTGTGCAGTTCAGCTGACAACCATTATTTGTTGGTAACCAGAATCTCAGTGTAAAAAAGCAGATTTGTCAATATACTAATATCATATAATCTACCATGTCACCAACACAGCAACCTGAATTTCACAGACCCCCAAAATTCATGGGTatatgacctcaaattttgtccaaaagCTGCGCGTTGCCTAATATTgaaagttctattgatcttacaAGGGTGCatagaggtttgtttggaaggcaggaATATACCTTTCAGCACAGTAATAGTAGTAGTTTAGGACACTTATTTGTTACAAAAACTTTTTGGGGGGAAAGTTTTATAATTCATTTACTGTTTACACATAGCTGTTATGCAAACAACTGCGTCATTTTCGCTCCATTTTATGGAAAATGCTAAGGGTGACTAGCAAGGACCTTTaccaaaacaaacaacacaaaactgttTCTCACAACCTATTATATATCTACAAAAGTATACCTTCTGAAGTCTGACTCATTTCACGAGTCAGAGCTATAAGGTCATAAATGCCTTCCAATCTGACAAGTGCAAACTTTACAGAGCTTGCCAACAACTGTGGGGGACTGCCCACCTTCTTTGTATATATTGACCTACATCTATGTTTCAGTATTTCAGTGCCATCTCTTCCTTCTCAGAATAACCATTATAAAACATTAGGATTATAGAACTCCGGTAATTTAAAACTTCCTCTAATCTGGTGACTCAAGAACATAtcttacatgaatgtacatgtactattactAAAAATGGGAATGTCCATACAGTGCCTTTACACAAGCTTAAGGAGcctccaacttcctctttacaGCATTTGATATTTCATTTAGGTTGGAATAAAGTATTGTATTCAACAAaaattggcagtatttcagccattaTTTAACTGGAAGGAATCTTTCAACCAAAAATACAAGTCAGTTTAGAATAAACATTCTCAGCCTTCCCTGGCAGATTTGAAAAGCATTATAGAACTGAATGCATTCTTACATTGAACagacagtttttctttttctttttgttttcttttttattttctttttaaatattttttattttgtcccatCCTTTCCGTCTGTTTTCAGCCACTATAATTGGTAACATTTTATCATGAGAGAGCATATTTTGGCATTGTAACACAGTCACCTGCTATAAAGTGggaattttaaacttgaggCTGCTGTCACAAGTTAGAGTGAGGGCAATGGGAGACACatggacgagctacacagaaggtgcaaatgacattaaaatgcaCCTTTTCTTCTTagacgttgcagtgcgtgtgtactttataaatgttttaagagcacacatacactgaaaattgtgacgtaataaaggaaagaagaTATGAGTTCGCAGCTATAGGCCATTTTGATGCAGGCAGGAAGGGGTTTTACAAGTTCCCCATTCACTGAAAAACCAGCTGACTAACAAAGGATCAACCTAATCATAACAACTGCTCTAATAGTTTGCAAGTTGCAAATCTGAGGTTGCTGTCCATTCTTGGCAGATAAAACTGTTCTCAGATGCTCTTTGTGAAATGGAGATTCCTCAATAAACTGATACCTGTCATACCCTTTTTCACACGATATACAATTGCAAATGCCTGATCTACAAAACCCACTGATTGCTAACAACACTGACTGTTCTGGTACACTAACTGCATTAAAGCTAaccttttacatgtaattttaaaactCAAAATGCAATTTGTAAAGTTTACATTAAAGCAATGAATATCATCTGCTAACAACACTGACTGTTCTGGTACACTAACTGCATCAAAGCTAaccttttacatgtaattttaaaactCAAAATGCAATTTGTAAAGTTTACATTAAAGCAATGAATATCATCTGCTAACAACACTGACTGTTCTGGTACACTAACTGCATCAAAGCTAaccttttacatgtaattttttaaactaaaaatgCAATTTGTATAGTTTACTCTAAAGCAATGAATATCATTTTCACTTGGACGACAAACACTTCCCTTTCCCCTTCACCAACTTCCCACAATAACCACTCCACTCCCTTTACTACTGCAAGGAACAATTACATCCTTAGATTCCAGCACCAATTCTGcgaaaaatgctaaaaatagCTCAGTGATTTTGGCGATTATGCGCCGACATGCAGTTGCTTTTTACCCTTTCGTCGAGATTTCTTATTCTGAGAGGGCCCCCAAAATATGTAGGCTCCGACCGCAGCCACAGCGGCAAGCCCTCCAAACAAACTAGCTGACTTAGGCAACATAATTTCCGGAAATGTCTAAAGGAACTGTCGTTTTCCTGACAAACACGAAAACTCAATCTTCACCCTGTCATCACACCATCCTGTCTATTACCATGGCGCAATGCATGCCGGACATTCCGGATGTTGCAGTAGGTGTGTCTATTTATTCTTGGGTAATGAGAACTGTAGACTATGAAATCCAAAACAATAATATACACAGTACTTTATTATCTCTCATGAAATTTGGATATTAGTAAATGGTGCCCTGTAAAGTGCCTACAGATATAGACTGAGGTAGGATTATTCTAAGATGAGTCTTTGGGAATTTCGTGCATACAGCCATTACACCCCTTTGGTAATGAATCGACTGTACACATCTTGACCCGGAAATGACGGCTGTCGCTCGCACTTTACGGAGGCAATGGATTTGGAAAGGGACAGGCTTCGAATTAAGGTACAACAGTTGTCATTTTTCTGATTTGTAGTGGAATTAAATGAGAAAATCTCCGTGGGCTTCATTACAGATTGGTGCTTCAGGTAATCGGGGTAGACAAGAGCACACTGGCGAATCAGGTGGCCCAGTTAAATGAGCCGGTAAATTTTGACAGTTATCCTTATGAAGTTATGACGAAATGCCAGAAGAGTTTGACCTCGATTTGCATGACAACTTCAATCGTTTTCGCGTGGGCGATCGGGTTATCAATGAACGTCAcaatgttgtgttttatttgtctaCGCCAATCGTAGTACAACTGACCTGGAACCGATGATAGTTTATAGTCTACACCTGATTATACCCCGCCCCCAAAACAAGGTAGTCCGCCACTCACCAAAGGACTGTACAATTACCGTCCATTGACTAACAGGAACTCCCCAATGTGGGAGATGGAGGCAAAAAAAAGCCAACAAAATTCATTGATAACCAGCATACACAACAAGATCCCTTTTCATTCCTATTTGCACGAGTGGTGAAGTGGCGCGAGAGAATTTTCAGGTGATTCCCCGCCAGAGTGGCTTGACATGCTGGTAAAGAATATAATGATATACGCCTATTTATAGTTCAAGTCAACTTTCTATAGATTGCACAATCAGGAGGGGTGTGAAGTTGTGATCAGTTTATAAAACCAGACTTGTTTTGGTACTGACACACATCATGTGTAAAGGCAAGATGATGGACTGGAGAAAACCAGGGTTTAGAAAAGTCATAAAGGTGAGTGTTAGGTACTATTTTGAATTAAGTGCAGATTTATCATGCTTTATgatgtgacatgccccagttcaaaacaaaaatgtagttAGGCATATCTCTCAGTCGGGATGATGAACTGTGTTTTTATGGCTAATTTTAAGATATTATCATTCATTTCGTAGACAattgctttgtgtttttatgaaaTTGTAATTGTGTTTTTTAGTATGACATATATAGACATTTGATGCATTTAACACAGTTAAGCTAAATGCTTGTATTTAttagtgttttttctttttttttatctttagaCAAACTCTATCCTGGATGACTATGAtgtgttttggcacaagaagCTTGGCACTGGCATAAGTGGGCCAGTAAGGTacatacttaacaacttttttgCCGTTTTTAGAAACTGTCAATTCCTgtgagaaaatatttgtttgcttgtttatttaataAAGAGCTTAGTTTATTACgaagatttcattcattcattcattcactgagTTAAAAGCACCCAGGGAGCATTAttttgatttgcattttttttaatttctttctgcATGGTGTCAGTGCCACTCTTGCAGTTTAGGTTCAGTACCATCAAAATGTTCATCTGTTTCCCTGAACTTTGATTGTTACTTATCTTATTTTTTTCCTTACATTTATAGATTATGTATCAAGAAGGCTACCAGAGAAAAGTTTGCTTTAAAATGTTTACCAGACACACCGCGGTCCAGAACAGAGGTTAACCTGCATGTCATGTGCAGTGGTCACCCAAACATTGTAGAAGTTTATAACGTGTATGCAAATGATGTGCAGTTTCCT
Proteins encoded in this region:
- the LOC135476614 gene encoding ubiquitin carboxyl-terminal hydrolase 30-like, which produces MLPKSASLFGGLAAVAAVGAYIFWGPSQNKKSRRKDLCPGIENLGNTCFLNAVLQALAPCREVGSWLSNLLSPKSNRHEPFLASAVHRMLKGLNNEGEASEGSLSPGEVLQALRQKRWVISTDEQDAHELFYVLTQTLDEEASKYPSVVSLFDLQTLQDPSLKFQSQKEACTRSRSPLPVLPSRHSDLPFRGLLASQLQCTQCGHKYPVRYDLCDSLSLSIPTNSWGSLTLDRLLQHFIGSETVSQVECEGCGESGGMVRQAVKRDLPKSTFRKKLTIGKLPKCLCLHIQRMVWLDNGMPVKRYERILFPEYFQMDNYIYCKNSQGPTGNRLCGGRDLFGVARSRSNLMGDVGSAAAVNLLRTLNFQSSTTQNGFFLQPPNPSLYPNIHADVNQNSPATPTVMSADHNYRLMAVVVHYGDIFSGHFVTYRRSPCLQPGEKFSKKWIYTSDTQVKRASLEEVLASEAYMLFYEKV